A region of the Spirochaetales bacterium genome:
CTGTGAGTGTCGACGGTTCGATCGCCACATCGCCGAAACAGAGAGGTTTTTCGTCACCGGAGACATCCCCTTCCGATTCACCGCCCGCCGCCCTTCGCAATGAAGCCCGTATTCGGGCGCAAAGCTCCTGAACCCCGAAGGGTTTCACGATATAATCGTCCGCGCCGAGTTCGAGCCCGACGACCTTGTCCACTTCCTGGCCTTTTGCGGTAAGCATAAGGATGGGAGTGGCCGCGTCGTCTTTCCTTATTTCCCGGCACACGTCGTAGCCGCTTTTTTCCGGGATCATGATATCGAGAAGGACGAGATCCGGTTTATTTTCACGATAACGCAAAACGGCCCTGTTTCCGTCCTGCGCGGTAACGACCGTATATCCTTCCCCTTCAAGGAGATCGACAAGACCCGTGAGAATCGGTAAATCGTCTTCGACGACCAGGATCGTTTTCTTACTCATCACACGCTCCTTTTCTCCCCGCGACCGGCAGCCCGATCCGGAAGATACTCCCGCCGCCCGGTCGAGGCGCGTACGTCACCTCACCGCCGTGATCGGTAATGATTTTCCGGGATATGGCGAGTCCGAGACCGCTTCCCCGCACACGGGATGTGAGACGGTCATCGACACGGTAAAACTCCCTGAAGATTTTTTTTGCCTCGCCTGAGGGTATGCCGATGCCGCGGTCCTTTACAAGAACGACCGCCTCCCCGCCTTCCCGCTTTATCTCGACCTCGATTTCCTTGGCTGCATCGGAATATTTGAAGGCGTTCGAAAGGAGATTGAGAAAAGCCTGCTTGACGGCTTCCTCATCGATTGTCACCTCGATCCGTTCGTTCGGTTCGATAAACGATAACGAAAAACCCGACTGGCCGAATCGCAGCCGCTGGCCTTCGATGATCTCCCTGCAGACTTCGACAATATCCGCCCGTTCCATCGTATAGGTCAATGTGCCTTGCCCCATCTTCGAGAAATCCAGGACATTATTGATCAGCCGCGTCAAGCGTTCGGTTTCCGAGACCATATAGGAAAGGTACTGCCGCCGTTTTTCCTCATCGGTCTGCCTGTTTTCCCGCAACATCTCCGCGAAAAGCCGTATCGAGGTAAGCGGTGTTTTCAACTCATGAGATACGTTCGAGACAAAGGTCGTCTTTTGCTGGGCCAACGTGATTCCCGAATAATAGGATTTGAGAACGACGAAACCGCCTGTCGTAATGGCGACGATAAGGATGAGGATGAGAATCCACATGATGAGTGAAATCACACCGGCTTCCTCGGAGATAAAAGAGGGATCGGTGAGATAGGCGGCGACCTCCCAGCGGGGCAGGATTGTCGATATTTCGCGAGAGGCGAACGGCGTCTTCCAGTCGGATATGATATCGGCGCCCCGGCGTATGAGGGGGGTCCCGTTTTCGTCCAGAACGGTCAAAATACGGATACTTGAAAATATGGAAGGAATGACGACCGCCGCGACCTCATCCCTGATATATCCGGTATCGATCAGGCATCCTGAAACGCCTCCCCCTTCCGCCTTTTTCCAGAAAAGCAGTTCGAGGCTGCCGGAGATAATCCTGGGAATAATGCCGTGTTCGCTTCCTTCCCTGATCTGGGAAAATGTGCGGTCATTCTGAATAAAAACCGATTCGGGATTCTTTTTCTCTTTTTGTTCCACGTCCATCTGTGTGACATTCCTCATGAGAACTTCCTGGCCCTCCTCCGATGCCCTGTCATAGACCTTGTTGCGTATTTCCTTCGACTGTTCGAACTCATTGAGGATGGTCTGCTGGATCAAATCATCGTTGACCTCCATCCCGTTATCGTTGGTCGCCGACGAGCCGCCTGTATCCC
Encoded here:
- a CDS encoding HAMP domain-containing histidine kinase, whose product is MRIQPKIAVIFVLCVLVPSFILGILAVRAIDMQEAYIEKQIEGTVSAEILHHVTLINNRLKEIEDDLSSIFDAAGNGDDGTAFLPDASEYEVIGIPYLLSPDLAIMVPDQSGRLSGEEAEFIEENALFLTDKAAVPVYENIAVAYSDVIMDEITRKKDIQQKKKEEDTWDTGGSSATNDNGMEVNDDLIQQTILNEFEQSKEIRNKVYDRASEEGQEVLMRNVTQMDVEQKEKKNPESVFIQNDRTFSQIREGSEHGIIPRIISGSLELLFWKKAEGGGVSGCLIDTGYIRDEVAAVVIPSIFSSIRILTVLDENGTPLIRRGADIISDWKTPFASREISTILPRWEVAAYLTDPSFISEEAGVISLIMWILILILIVAITTGGFVVLKSYYSGITLAQQKTTFVSNVSHELKTPLTSIRLFAEMLRENRQTDEEKRRQYLSYMVSETERLTRLINNVLDFSKMGQGTLTYTMERADIVEVCREIIEGQRLRFGQSGFSLSFIEPNERIEVTIDEEAVKQAFLNLLSNAFKYSDAAKEIEVEIKREGGEAVVLVKDRGIGIPSGEAKKIFREFYRVDDRLTSRVRGSGLGLAISRKIITDHGGEVTYAPRPGGGSIFRIGLPVAGRKGACDE
- a CDS encoding response regulator transcription factor; its protein translation is MSKKTILVVEDDLPILTGLVDLLEGEGYTVVTAQDGNRAVLRYRENKPDLVLLDIMIPEKSGYDVCREIRKDDAATPILMLTAKGQEVDKVVGLELGADDYIVKPFGVQELCARIRASLRRAAGGESEGDVSGDEKPLCFGDVAIEPSTLTGKKGGKEFTVSPREIRLLRLFLSNRDKVLHRFTILDEVWGIRYEGTTRTLDQHIAKLRQKIEDDPSHPRYILTVHTVGYKFSSCP